One Chitinophaga sp. H8 DNA window includes the following coding sequences:
- a CDS encoding BamA/TamA family outer membrane protein, with product MKGFIAACTLIWICCSGNMAQAQTPKVVQRIILIGDAGELHADGKNPVIDAVRKAYNLQEGKNTILFLGDNVYPKGLPDPTVPEYEKAREILDYQANLLRGTNANGIFIPGNHDWEKSKPNGWKTIRNQQEYIDSLQLPNVQFLPKEGCPGPIAVPLDDNITLIIMDSEWWVFPYAKPGAESDCDCKNKEEVVAAIADLVSRNRNKLIIFATHHPFRSYGIHGGYYTIKQHIFPLTDLKRNLYVPLPVIGSIYPIARGVFGTPEDLPHPLYQQMVKEVEDVLKENGPAIFVSGHDHSLQFIQDDNNHYIVSGSGSKDTRVKKGAKSLFASQLNGFTVLEEMEDSTVRVQFFAGDNLQQPLFSKNLLRIPDLVRQQNTGFASAGSLPAYVKTRPDSQYNRVGHFHRFLLGDNYRSVWDAPVNFPVLDLQKEKGGFKILQRGGGQQTRSLRLADSTGKEYALRSLKKYPEAAVPEALRETIAKDVVQDQISASIPYGALVVASLADAAGVPHADVSFVYLPKDTSLGIYARDFGNDVYLLEDREPVVGKNNKTYNTLKMLKRIQADNDEQVHQPSVLNARLLDLFVMDWDRHDDQWRWYMVEKKKKRTYYPIPRDRDQAFFINGGLIPHLASRRWLMPKIQGFSEKIRDVNGFNFNGRYFDRSFLNGLDAAEWKKQSEAFLQRMTDSVLEAAVGKLPDTVYALTGRHMLETLKTRRGILEKNALKYYRFISRGVDVPGTQKKELFAIERMPDGQLGVNIFKISKKGEIEQNLYSRVFDPAVTKEVNLYSLGGGDRFEIKGDHPNRIRVRLIGGNEPDTYIDSVTQRAGKRIGIYDLKNGKDTFLLGANEKFRLSGDPANIAYNREAFKYNKLMPMLAGGYNRDDGVLLGLALQYTHQGFRKEPFGAKHTFSASHALATRAYNFKYEGELTDVIGKADLLLFARARAPHNTTNFFGYGNETVFDKSGGQTISYYRARYNLYTAEALLKTKLSNHVNIGYGPHLHYYALDKDENNNRFITNFPLNKLDSAGVFKDKYYAGAKVALQIDTRNNTLVPSRGILWTTSLMGSRGLVTDGKQYLQLQTDLSMYMSFRIPANLVIVSRFGGGVNWGDYEFFQAVTLGGTQNLRGYRNYRFSGSSAVYNNTEIRLKLFDFTTYVLPGSVGLIAFNDIGRVWQQGETSHVWHDGFGGGLYFSPVNMLVITAAIGHSKEETMPYFTFGFKF from the coding sequence ATGAAAGGGTTCATCGCTGCATGTACACTTATCTGGATATGCTGCAGTGGTAATATGGCACAGGCACAAACTCCGAAGGTAGTGCAACGTATCATCCTCATCGGAGATGCGGGTGAACTGCATGCTGATGGAAAGAACCCTGTCATTGATGCCGTACGCAAGGCTTATAATTTACAGGAGGGGAAAAACACCATCCTCTTCCTGGGTGATAATGTATACCCCAAAGGCTTGCCGGATCCCACTGTTCCTGAGTATGAAAAGGCACGTGAAATACTGGATTATCAGGCCAACCTCCTGCGTGGTACCAATGCCAACGGTATCTTTATTCCCGGTAACCACGATTGGGAGAAAAGTAAGCCCAACGGATGGAAAACAATCCGCAATCAACAGGAGTATATCGATTCGCTTCAGTTGCCTAATGTACAGTTTCTGCCAAAGGAAGGCTGTCCGGGCCCTATCGCTGTGCCACTGGATGATAATATCACCCTGATCATTATGGACAGCGAATGGTGGGTATTCCCTTATGCCAAACCAGGTGCGGAATCTGATTGCGACTGTAAGAATAAAGAAGAGGTGGTGGCGGCAATAGCTGACCTGGTAAGCAGGAACCGGAACAAACTGATCATTTTTGCTACCCACCACCCATTCCGCAGTTATGGTATTCACGGTGGCTATTATACGATCAAACAACATATTTTTCCCCTCACAGACCTTAAACGGAATTTATATGTGCCACTACCTGTGATAGGGTCTATTTATCCTATTGCGAGAGGTGTGTTTGGCACACCGGAAGATTTGCCTCATCCACTCTATCAGCAGATGGTAAAGGAGGTGGAAGATGTTTTAAAAGAAAACGGGCCCGCTATCTTCGTTTCGGGACATGATCATTCCCTGCAGTTTATCCAGGATGACAATAATCACTATATCGTAAGTGGTAGTGGCTCCAAAGATACCCGTGTAAAGAAAGGCGCTAAATCTTTATTTGCCAGCCAGCTCAACGGATTTACCGTACTGGAGGAAATGGAAGACAGTACTGTGCGGGTGCAGTTTTTTGCTGGAGATAATTTACAGCAACCATTATTCAGTAAAAACTTGTTGAGGATACCGGATCTGGTACGCCAGCAGAACACAGGATTTGCCAGTGCGGGCTCCCTGCCGGCCTATGTGAAGACGAGGCCGGATTCGCAGTATAACCGTGTAGGTCATTTTCACCGGTTTTTACTGGGGGATAATTACCGGAGCGTATGGGATGCCCCGGTTAACTTTCCGGTACTGGACCTGCAAAAGGAAAAGGGAGGTTTTAAAATCCTGCAACGGGGTGGAGGACAACAAACCCGTTCGCTCCGGCTGGCAGATAGTACCGGTAAAGAGTATGCCTTGCGCTCTCTCAAAAAATATCCGGAAGCAGCCGTACCGGAGGCCCTGAGAGAAACGATTGCGAAAGACGTGGTACAGGACCAGATCTCTGCTTCCATCCCTTATGGTGCATTGGTGGTGGCGTCACTGGCAGATGCTGCGGGGGTGCCGCATGCTGATGTGTCTTTTGTATACCTGCCTAAAGATACTTCCCTCGGGATCTATGCGCGCGACTTTGGCAATGATGTATATCTGCTGGAAGACAGAGAGCCGGTGGTGGGCAAAAATAATAAGACCTACAACACGCTTAAAATGCTGAAACGCATCCAGGCAGATAATGACGAACAGGTACACCAACCCTCTGTATTAAATGCCCGCTTGCTGGACCTCTTTGTGATGGACTGGGACCGGCATGATGATCAATGGCGCTGGTACATGGTGGAAAAGAAAAAGAAAAGAACTTATTATCCCATTCCAAGGGACAGAGATCAGGCATTTTTTATCAATGGCGGTCTTATTCCCCATCTTGCTTCCAGGCGTTGGTTGATGCCGAAAATTCAGGGCTTCAGCGAAAAAATCCGGGATGTTAACGGCTTTAATTTCAATGGCCGTTATTTTGACCGTTCCTTTTTAAATGGCCTTGATGCAGCCGAGTGGAAAAAACAATCAGAGGCGTTTCTGCAACGTATGACCGACAGTGTACTGGAAGCAGCAGTGGGCAAACTTCCTGATACCGTATATGCGCTCACGGGCCGGCATATGCTGGAAACCCTGAAAACCAGAAGGGGGATCCTCGAAAAAAATGCCCTGAAATATTATCGTTTTATCTCCCGGGGAGTAGATGTACCGGGTACCCAGAAAAAGGAACTGTTTGCTATTGAAAGAATGCCGGATGGACAACTGGGCGTAAACATTTTTAAGATCAGCAAAAAGGGAGAAATAGAACAAAACCTGTATTCCCGCGTATTTGACCCGGCAGTAACTAAAGAAGTCAACCTATACAGCCTGGGTGGAGGCGACCGTTTTGAGATCAAAGGAGATCATCCCAACAGGATACGGGTAAGATTGATTGGAGGCAATGAGCCAGATACTTACATAGACAGCGTTACACAGCGTGCTGGCAAAAGAATCGGGATTTATGACCTGAAAAATGGGAAAGATACTTTCCTGCTGGGAGCAAATGAAAAATTCAGGTTATCCGGTGATCCTGCCAATATTGCCTATAACCGCGAAGCATTTAAGTATAATAAGCTGATGCCAATGCTGGCGGGTGGTTATAACCGTGACGACGGCGTATTATTGGGACTTGCTTTACAATATACCCACCAGGGGTTTCGTAAAGAACCTTTTGGTGCAAAACATACTTTCAGCGCCAGCCATGCACTGGCTACGCGCGCTTATAATTTCAAATATGAAGGCGAACTTACTGATGTGATCGGCAAAGCAGATCTCCTCCTGTTTGCACGGGCGCGGGCACCTCACAATACCACCAATTTTTTTGGATACGGCAACGAAACGGTATTTGATAAATCCGGGGGGCAAACCATCAGTTATTACCGCGCACGTTATAATTTGTATACCGCAGAGGCATTGCTGAAAACAAAATTGAGCAATCATGTGAACATCGGATACGGGCCTCACCTGCACTATTATGCATTGGATAAGGATGAGAACAATAACCGGTTTATTACCAACTTCCCGCTGAATAAGCTGGATTCTGCAGGTGTATTTAAGGATAAGTATTATGCCGGTGCAAAAGTGGCACTGCAGATAGATACCCGTAATAATACCCTGGTACCTTCCAGGGGAATACTATGGACTACTTCACTGATGGGTAGCCGGGGACTGGTAACTGATGGTAAACAATACCTGCAGTTGCAAACGGATCTTAGCATGTATATGAGTTTCCGTATCCCTGCCAACCTGGTGATCGTTAGCCGTTTTGGAGGAGGGGTTAACTGGGGCGACTATGAATTTTTCCAGGCGGTTACATTAGGAGGCACACAGAATTTACGTGGTTATCGTAATTACCGTTTCTCAGGTAGCAGTGCAGTATATAACAACACAGAGATCCGCCTGAAGTTGTTTGATTTTACTACGTATGTACTGCCTGGCTCGGTGGGATTAATTGCCTTTAATGATATCGGAAGAGTATGGCAGCAGGGAGAAACCTCCCATGTGTGGCATGATGGATTTGGGGGCGGACTTTATTTCTCTCCGGTTAATATGTTGGTGATCACCGCAGCCATTGGCCATTCCAAAGAGGAAACAATGCCGTACTTTACCTTTGGCTTTAAGTTTTAA
- a CDS encoding Pycsar system effector family protein, with protein MQKALIIEAARQYVTQQYQEHPHPQLVYHNLVHTKQVVQSAEQICAHYRLPEDELVAVFVAAWFHDLGYLLGTADRHEENGAAEAVSFLQQQEVTVPIQEMVKRCILATKMPQSPQSLPEQIVCDADLSHLGREDFKVRNKLLKQEVEMVGNKKISGIAWTTTTIVFLEQHHYFTEYCQTRYKQQKEENLRKLKSKLEKKQEAATEKEQAADAALAGVSSSGQPTDNTVVPIMRGIPAPENGGSNVPKVSGKEAGKDKPLKEKKLGRGVETMFRITSTNHIRLSSMADSKANIMISVNSIIISVILSVLVRRLEDYPNMVIPSFIFLFTSVTTIIFAILATRPNITSGVFTKDDIHKEKANLLFFGNFYKMSLQDYDWGMKQMMNNPDYLYGSMTKDVYHLGVVLGRKYKLLRISYNIFMFGLIISVLAFMTAAIFFPVKGY; from the coding sequence ATGCAAAAAGCACTCATCATAGAAGCTGCCCGGCAGTACGTTACACAACAATATCAGGAACATCCGCACCCGCAGCTGGTTTATCATAACCTGGTACATACGAAACAGGTGGTCCAGTCTGCCGAGCAGATATGTGCACATTACCGTTTGCCGGAAGATGAACTGGTAGCGGTGTTTGTAGCGGCCTGGTTTCATGATCTGGGTTATCTGCTGGGTACCGCCGACCGGCATGAAGAAAACGGTGCGGCCGAAGCCGTTAGCTTTTTACAGCAACAGGAGGTAACGGTTCCTATACAGGAGATGGTGAAGCGTTGCATCCTGGCTACTAAAATGCCGCAATCCCCACAAAGCCTGCCAGAACAGATTGTTTGCGATGCAGACCTCTCCCACCTGGGAAGGGAAGATTTTAAAGTGAGGAATAAACTGCTAAAACAGGAAGTAGAAATGGTAGGTAATAAAAAGATCAGTGGTATAGCCTGGACAACAACTACCATCGTTTTTTTAGAACAGCATCATTACTTTACGGAATACTGCCAGACCCGCTATAAACAACAAAAAGAAGAAAATCTCCGCAAGCTGAAAAGCAAACTGGAGAAAAAACAGGAAGCGGCAACAGAAAAGGAACAGGCAGCAGATGCAGCGCTGGCTGGCGTAAGCTCCTCCGGCCAACCGACAGACAATACCGTTGTACCAATTATGCGTGGTATCCCTGCACCGGAAAACGGCGGGAGTAATGTCCCTAAGGTTTCGGGGAAAGAGGCAGGGAAAGACAAACCTCTTAAAGAAAAGAAACTGGGGCGTGGGGTGGAAACCATGTTCCGCATTACATCCACCAATCATATCCGCCTGAGCTCCATGGCTGATAGCAAGGCCAATATTATGATCTCTGTAAATTCCATTATCATTTCAGTGATCCTGAGTGTACTGGTACGGCGATTGGAAGACTATCCCAACATGGTGATCCCTTCGTTCATTTTTTTATTTACCAGTGTTACCACTATCATCTTTGCTATTCTCGCCACCCGGCCTAATATTACCAGTGGTGTGTTTACCAAGGATGATATCCATAAAGAAAAAGCCAACCTTCTTTTCTTCGGCAACTTCTATAAAATGTCGTTGCAGGATTATGACTGGGGGATGAAACAAATGATGAACAATCCCGACTACCTGTATGGTAGTATGACCAAGGACGTGTATCACCTGGGTGTAGTGCTGGGCCGGAAATACAAACTGCTGCGCATTTCCTACAACATTTTTATGTTTGGGCTGATCATATCTGTTCTTGCATTTATGACTGCCGCCATCTTTTTTCCTGTAAAGGGTTATTGA
- the ppk1 gene encoding polyphosphate kinase 1: MALPLYNRDLSWLSFNYRVLCMAQQSTVPLYERIRFLSIFSSNLDEFFRVRMPAILAIHRLMESKPVLTGDETVTLQTLPLVQQEISRQQEVFGQVFTGQLLPALEAQQVHLYYKEAISPVHQADIRAYFLTRVLGYLRPIWLKERKPDSVFLENNALYLAVSLSAATAPDTQEYALVNIPSAQLPRFSTLPAIDGVHHLIVLDDVIRENLAYIFPGYQVNACHSIKITRNAETDMDEFKGDILEQIEIFIKKRELGIPTRFLYDGVMPVLMQKLLAGYFNILPDEMVAGGRYHNLKDLAQLPMPVPSPDLTYKKSTPGIIPQIEQAAHILDLIQQQDLLIHLPYQCYDYILRYFNEAAIDPQVKEIYITLYRVAAGSQIVQALMSAAQNGKQVTVFVELKARFDEENNMKWAKQMKAAGVKIIYSIPGLKVHAKIALVKRQRGLQWDYTGLMATGNFNESTARFYTDHVLLTAHTGITQEMELLFLYLQSREQPAAYRFLKFHHLLVAQFNLVDRFIACIDREIAHARAGRPAHITIKLNNLQEKHMIAKLYAASEAGVQIQLIIRGICCLIPGQPFSSNIRIIRIVDRYLEHARVFIFHNNGAEEVYSGSADWMDRNLHRRVEVCFPVYDAALRQQLKDIIALQLADNTNAATLDANMEHLPDTSKDTPHVNAQTAIQTYVQQLALT, translated from the coding sequence GTGGCATTACCATTATATAATCGTGATCTGAGCTGGTTGTCATTTAATTACCGGGTGTTATGTATGGCACAGCAAAGCACTGTTCCATTATATGAACGGATCCGTTTTTTGTCTATTTTTTCTTCTAACCTGGATGAGTTTTTCCGGGTGCGCATGCCCGCGATATTAGCCATTCACCGGTTAATGGAAAGCAAACCTGTACTTACAGGAGATGAAACGGTTACCTTACAAACCCTTCCGCTGGTACAGCAGGAAATCAGCCGGCAGCAGGAGGTTTTTGGACAGGTATTTACCGGTCAGCTGCTGCCCGCACTGGAAGCACAACAGGTGCATCTGTATTATAAAGAAGCCATCTCTCCTGTTCATCAGGCAGACATCAGGGCTTATTTCCTGACACGGGTACTTGGTTATTTACGGCCGATCTGGCTAAAAGAACGAAAACCTGACAGCGTATTCCTGGAAAACAATGCACTCTATCTGGCAGTATCCCTGAGTGCAGCTACCGCTCCGGATACACAGGAATATGCGTTAGTGAATATCCCCAGTGCACAACTGCCAAGGTTCTCCACACTACCTGCTATCGATGGCGTTCACCATCTGATCGTATTGGATGATGTGATCCGGGAAAACCTGGCCTATATTTTCCCTGGGTACCAGGTAAATGCCTGTCACAGTATTAAAATTACCCGTAATGCTGAAACAGACATGGATGAATTTAAGGGGGATATCCTGGAGCAGATAGAGATCTTTATTAAAAAAAGAGAACTTGGGATACCTACCCGCTTTTTATATGATGGTGTTATGCCTGTGCTGATGCAAAAGCTACTGGCAGGATATTTCAATATCTTACCGGATGAAATGGTCGCAGGCGGCAGGTACCATAACCTGAAAGACCTGGCGCAACTGCCTATGCCGGTGCCCTCCCCCGATCTGACGTATAAAAAGAGTACCCCTGGTATCATCCCGCAGATTGAGCAGGCAGCACACATCCTTGACCTGATACAGCAGCAGGATCTTTTAATACATCTGCCTTACCAGTGCTATGATTATATTCTGCGCTACTTTAACGAAGCAGCCATTGACCCTCAGGTAAAGGAAATATACATTACCCTTTACCGGGTAGCTGCCGGCTCACAAATAGTACAGGCCCTGATGAGTGCCGCACAAAACGGCAAACAGGTAACGGTATTTGTAGAACTGAAAGCCCGGTTTGATGAAGAGAACAACATGAAATGGGCCAAGCAAATGAAGGCTGCAGGTGTAAAGATCATTTACAGCATTCCCGGACTAAAGGTACATGCCAAGATAGCATTGGTAAAACGGCAACGGGGGCTTCAATGGGATTATACCGGTCTTATGGCCACCGGTAATTTTAATGAAAGTACTGCCCGGTTTTATACAGACCATGTATTGCTCACGGCGCATACGGGCATTACCCAGGAAATGGAACTGCTCTTCCTGTACCTGCAAAGCAGGGAACAGCCGGCAGCCTACCGTTTTCTGAAATTCCATCATCTGCTGGTAGCACAATTCAACCTGGTAGACCGCTTTATAGCCTGCATTGACAGGGAAATAGCACATGCCCGCGCTGGCCGGCCGGCACATATTACCATCAAACTAAACAACCTCCAGGAAAAGCATATGATTGCAAAATTATATGCTGCCAGCGAAGCAGGCGTACAAATACAACTGATCATACGCGGTATCTGCTGTCTGATCCCCGGACAGCCTTTCAGCAGCAATATCCGTATTATCCGGATAGTAGACCGGTACCTGGAGCATGCAAGGGTGTTCATCTTTCATAATAATGGCGCAGAAGAAGTGTATTCCGGATCGGCCGACTGGATGGACCGCAATCTGCACCGGCGTGTTGAAGTATGCTTTCCGGTTTATGATGCCGCATTGCGCCAGCAATTGAAGGACATTATTGCGCTGCAGCTGGCAGACAATACCAATGCGGCAACACTGGATGCCAATATGGAGCATTTACCGGATACCAGCAAAGATACGCCGCATGTAAATGCCCAGACCGCTATCCAGACATATGTACAGCAACTGGCTTTAACATAA
- a CDS encoding thioredoxin family protein, which yields MMKYVFLLLLSCSFAIPVVQAQTHDLEHIYNPDANAQADIAAAVKQAALEKKHVLLQIGGNWCIWCKRLYKFVNDDPALKEAQDKSYIVYHLNYSKENKNLPILKSLGFPQRFGFPVLVILDAKGNRLHTQNTGLLESADSYDKQKLLELYKQWSPAALDPVNYIKE from the coding sequence ATGATGAAGTATGTTTTTTTGCTGCTGTTGAGTTGCTCCTTCGCTATACCGGTTGTGCAGGCGCAAACCCATGATCTTGAACACATCTATAATCCTGATGCCAATGCGCAGGCAGATATTGCTGCTGCGGTAAAACAGGCGGCTCTTGAGAAAAAACACGTACTGTTGCAAATAGGTGGTAACTGGTGTATATGGTGTAAAAGACTCTATAAATTTGTGAATGATGATCCTGCACTAAAGGAAGCCCAGGATAAGAGTTATATTGTCTATCACCTCAATTACAGCAAGGAAAATAAAAACCTGCCCATACTTAAATCGCTGGGCTTTCCACAGCGTTTTGGATTTCCGGTGCTGGTGATACTGGATGCCAAAGGTAATCGCCTGCACACACAAAATACAGGCCTCCTCGAATCGGCGGATTCCTACGACAAACAAAAGCTGCTTGAGCTCTATAAACAATGGTCACCCGCAGCACTGGATCCGGTCAATTACATTAAAGAATAA
- a CDS encoding DUF4442 domain-containing protein codes for MNGNTSTTVPVISRQSLNRFIRFVQHPLKFPLYLLWKLPSAWLSGIKVISLYPEGCTITVPYKWLSQNPFRSTYFACLSMAAEMSTGLLAMMYINNAPKRISMLVTGMEAGFVKKAVGITWFTCKEGEAIHAAIEQALSQEEPVTVTVNSEGKNKDGTLIASFRITWSFKSKS; via the coding sequence ATGAACGGCAATACTTCCACAACAGTACCGGTAATATCCCGGCAATCGCTAAACAGGTTTATCAGATTTGTACAGCACCCGTTAAAGTTCCCCCTGTATCTTTTGTGGAAGTTGCCCAGCGCATGGCTTTCGGGCATAAAGGTGATCAGTTTGTATCCCGAAGGGTGTACTATTACTGTACCTTATAAATGGTTATCACAAAACCCATTCCGGTCTACTTACTTTGCCTGTTTATCAATGGCAGCAGAAATGAGTACCGGGCTGCTGGCAATGATGTATATCAACAATGCTCCCAAACGTATATCCATGTTAGTTACCGGAATGGAAGCCGGGTTTGTAAAAAAAGCGGTGGGCATCACCTGGTTTACCTGCAAGGAAGGAGAAGCAATACATGCCGCGATAGAACAGGCCCTGAGCCAGGAAGAGCCGGTTACCGTTACGGTCAATAGTGAAGGAAAAAATAAAGACGGCACATTAATTGCAAGTTTCCGGATCACATGGTCCTTTAAAAGTAAAAGCTAA